The Nitrospirota bacterium region GCTTCGTCGGTCCAGGTGAGCTCGTTCTTTCCGATATTCAGGTGCCAACTTCCGATGTGGGCGACTATCTGCGCACGGTTGAGATTGGCCTCACTTCTCCGCAGCGCGTCTTCGGCATTCTTTCGCTCGGTGATGTCGTAGCACACGCCGATGTAGCCGGCGAAGCTGCCGGTGAGATCGCAAAACGGCCGTCCTATGTCGATAATGGATCGATAGACGTTATCGTGCCGGCGCAGGCGATACTCCATCTCAAACGGCCGCTTGGAGCGGAATGCCTCCCGGTACGTGTCGACGCATCGCGCCAGGTCTTCGGGATGGACCCCTTCGGCCCATCCGTCGCCCAGCTCTTGCTCCGCGGTTCGCCCGGTGAAGCTGAGCCAGCTCTTGTTGAAGTAGTCACACTTGGTGTCGAGGCCGGATTTCCAGATCGGAGTCGGAAACTCGTCGAGCAGCTTCAGGTAGAAATCGCGCGAGTGCTGAATGGCTTCCTGCGCCAATTTGCGCTCGCTGATGTCCTCCGCGATGCCGACGATCCGATAGACCTGCCCGGATGCGTCGCGGATCGGAAAAGCCCGATCGCAGATCCAACGCGGTGAGCCATCGGGCGTGATGATTCGGTATTCCACGTCATACTCGCCGCTGGGCTGCTTCGATAAGGCGGCGTGCACTCGCTCGCGGTCATCCGGATGAATCGCTTCGAGAAACGAAAGAGGGTTGCGGTAGAGGCTCTCGCAGGCGCGTCCCCAGATTTTTTCATAGGCGGGATTGATATAGAGCATTTGGTTCTTGGTCGTATCCGTCATCCAGATGACCTCTTTGATATGTTCGGCCATCTGGCGGAACCGCTCTTCGCTCGCGCGCAAAGCCTGCTCCGAGTGCTTGCGTTCGGTGATGTCCTCGATCACGAGGACGAGTTCGCTCGTTTCGCGCAGGTTCTGGGCTATGACATTGCAAGTCGTCGGATCGACGCCGGGGATGCGACACTCCCGTTCCTGGACCGGGTGGGCCTCGTTCGCGCGCACGGAACGCAACAGTTCCGAAAGACCCTCAACGGGCAAGAGCGTCTCGATGGGTTGGCCGATCGTGTCCGTCTCGTTGCGCTGGACGAACTCGTAGAACAGCCGGTTGGCGAATCGGATGGTGTTATGTTGGTCCAACCGGACCACCGCCACCGGCAGCGCGGTCATGGTGGTCCGGTATTGGGCTTCGGCGGCACGGATCTGGTTCAAGAAATAGCCGTTTTCGATGGCGATTCCGGCCTGGGCGGCGAGGGAGGCAATGACCTCCTCGTCGATCTCCGTGAACTCGTCGGCCCCGCATTTCTCGGTGAGGTAGAGCCGTCCAAACACCCGGCCGTGCGCCCGCACCGATGCGCCCAGGAACGAGTGCATCGGAGGGTGGTGCGGCGGAAAGCCGGTGAAGGTGGGGTGGCGCGTCAGATCCTTCAGGCGGAGCACGTCGGCTTCCTGGGCCAGAAAGCCCAGCAGGCCTTTTCCGGTCGGGGAGGTTCCGATCGTTTGCTGGGTCGCCTGATCCATCCCGGTCGTAATAAACCGGATGAGGTGTTTGCCTGTTTAGTCGAAGAGGCCGAAAGCGCCATACTTGGCTCCGGTGACTTGCGTGGCAATGTCCACAAGCAACTGAAGAAATTGGATCAACGCGAAGTCGGCGTTCAGCGAGGAAGTCTCCTGCTGCAACGCCTGGCTGACGGTGTGGAGCCCCCTGAGCCGAGAAAGCTGCCCCGCCGAGTTGGCCCATTCTTGCTGCACGCGCCTGGTCGTCCACAGCAGGAGTCCGATCAGGGGGCCCAACACGAGGCTCCCTGCCAAGCCCAGCTGCCACACCATGGATCGGATAGGGCCCAAGATCTCGCTCCGATCCACGCGCACGAGAATGCCCCAGGGAAAGCCGGGAAATTCTCCGTATCCTTCGGTCCGCGCGTAGCCGGTGATGACGGGGACCTGCCGGCGGGCATGGAGTTCCTCGACGTAGCCTGGCTCCGTGGCCCCGCTCAACAGGGCGGATGGCAATCCCTGTTGTTTGAGGTTGGTCTTCCCTTCCTCCCGCAGCAGGGAGTCGGCGGCCAGGGTGCCGTCGCGCATCAGGAACTGCCATTCGATCCTGGCTCTGTTGCCGCGCAGCGACTGAAAGGCGGAGACGGTTCTCCCAAAGACATCCTCCAACTCGAGGAGCCCGACGCGTGTCGTCACCACTCCGAGGACTGTCCCGTCGGGCCCCGTGATCGGAGCGGAGAATCCGATGGCAGGACTCCCGCCTGTCTCCGAAGAATCTGATACGTCCATCAGATGGATGCTTTTCCCGTCACGCACGGCTTGAAACCACACCGTCTTATGGCGGTCTTGTCCCACACTGACCGGGTCGGTGGAGGCGATAATCCGGCCGCTTGCGTCGGTGACGCCGAGCCATCGGTAGAGCAGATATCGCTCCTTCATTCGGTTGAGGTCCTGGGTCAGGGCTGCGGCATCGTGCAGCTTGGTAGAAAAGGTGCCCGCCATGATTTGGACATCGCCGTATCGTTCGAAGAGGACATGATCCAGCTTGTCCGCAATGTCGGCGGCCAACAGAGCCAGGCTTTCCCCCGTCGTGGCGACCAAGCGGGTCTCGAGACGGTGGAGGGCCAGGATGCCGATGCCTAGAGCAATGACCGTGATGGCGGCAATGAGGAGGGGAAGCCACCGGTACGGCCGGTGGCGTTGGTGGGCAGGCGCTTCTTCATGGGGTCTCACAAGGACCTCTGTCTGATTGACGGTGAGCCGGCGATTCGGGATATTGTTGCCTCCTCTTATCGCCGAGAAGAGAAGAGGAGAGCAGGAGGCGTGCCATGCCGGGCGTCGCTAGAGGCGAGACAGATCGCTGCGCAGTGCCAACCGAATGAGATCGGTACGTCCCTTGATCTCTAGTTTGGCGTGGATCCGGCTGAGATGGCCCTCCACGGTCCGCACG contains the following coding sequences:
- a CDS encoding PAS domain S-box protein, whose product is MDQATQQTIGTSPTGKGLLGFLAQEADVLRLKDLTRHPTFTGFPPHHPPMHSFLGASVRAHGRVFGRLYLTEKCGADEFTEIDEEVIASLAAQAGIAIENGYFLNQIRAAEAQYRTTMTALPVAVVRLDQHNTIRFANRLFYEFVQRNETDTIGQPIETLLPVEGLSELLRSVRANEAHPVQERECRIPGVDPTTCNVIAQNLRETSELVLVIEDITERKHSEQALRASEERFRQMAEHIKEVIWMTDTTKNQMLYINPAYEKIWGRACESLYRNPLSFLEAIHPDDRERVHAALSKQPSGEYDVEYRIITPDGSPRWICDRAFPIRDASGQVYRIVGIAEDISERKLAQEAIQHSRDFYLKLLDEFPTPIWKSGLDTKCDYFNKSWLSFTGRTAEQELGDGWAEGVHPEDLARCVDTYREAFRSKRPFEMEYRLRRHDNVYRSIIDIGRPFCDLTGSFAGYIGVCYDITERKNAEDALRRSEANLNRAQIVAHIGSWHLNIGKNELTWTDEAYRIFDVPMGTPLTYERFLECVHPDDTAYVHQAWTAALRGAPYDIEHRIVTGSEVRWVREKADLEFDEQGRVVAGIGITQDITERKRAEAALQASEEQLRQAQKMEAVGRLAGGIAHDFNNLLMVMLGYSDTLLHRLEDDSPLRRYPLEIKKASDRASSLTHQLLAFSRQQALEPKVLDLNDSVASMSEMLQRLIGEHIELVTALQMGIGCVKADPGQIEQVIMNLVINARDAMPEGGTLTVATDAVDVDETLADVLDRIPPGSYVMLAVSDTGHGMDAETQAHIFEPFFTTKEQGKGTGLGLASVYGIVKQSGGAILVKSAPAHGTTLTVYLPRAADLAVTATGTEPVREPAGGSETILLAEDEEMVRTLVRESLEEAGYRVLEARDGPEALALSARHAKPIHLLLTDVVMPHIKGRELAEQLIDTRPDMKILYLTGYTDDIVLQQGHLQENASVLHKPFLPETLLRKVRELLDMQHPE